One region of Parambassis ranga chromosome 12, fParRan2.1, whole genome shotgun sequence genomic DNA includes:
- the c9 gene encoding complement component C9 codes for MRLEVALSLTLAFLGTGMGQLTPDPPPVNCAWSRWSEWSSCDPCTKIQRRSRGIDVFGQFNGQPCQEAVGERRYCDTAAECPRPTVSLCTESEFQCRSGACIRKSLECNGDIDCEDQSDEECEPVRKPCGEKFLDNNEQGRTAGYGTNLLGIEPRTNPFNNDFFNGRCDRVRNPSTLQYDRVPWNVGVLHYQTKVEETVSREVYEETHSILKEILTDKTSKVDVGLSFKFKPTEGSLANFSASGGVDVGTDKAEIINRLAKFETTKKKSFIRVKGKIQLSTYRMRSTQLKLADEVLNHIQSLPVQYEKGIYFAFLEDYGTHYTKNGRSGGEYELIYILDQEAIKSNHMTVSDIKNCLSVGLRADATLTNLGQAEGHLKTGGCDGVKTTDGGNDGNKSRDRMVEEVMTAVTGGTPEAAAAMKAVLKTDGVMDLNTYTAWARSIADEPALLQSEADPIYMLVPISMPDANTRISNLKRATADYVAEYNVCKCKPCRNGGTVVLLDGKCLCLCSPLFEGLACQNRKSDKLGNRDDTPTVQEEGNWSCWSPWSNCSEGKRSRIRGCNTGDISGAVCRGDTSSEDHC; via the exons ATGAGGCTGGAAGTCGCTCTGAGTCTAACCTTGGCATTTCTTGGGACAGGAAT GGGACAGCTAACTCCTGATCCGCCACCTGTGAACTGTGCGTGGAGCCGTTGGTCTGAGTGGAGTTCCTGTGATCCCTGCACGAAAATCCAG AGGCGCTCTCGTGGTATAGACGTGTTTGGCCAGTTTAACGGTCAGCCCTGCCAGGAAGCAGTAGGGGAGCGTAGATATTGTGACACCGCTGCTGAATGTCCACGGCcaactgtgtctttgtgcacGGAGTCAGAGTTCCAGTGCCGCTCAG GAGCTTGCATTAGGAAGAGTTTAGAGTGCAATGGAGACATTGATTGTGAAGACCAGTCCGATGAGGAATGTGAACCTGTGCGCAAACCCTGTGGTGAAAAATTCTTGGATAACAACGAGCAAGGCCGAACAGCAGGATATGG AACTAATCTTTTGGGAATCGAACCTCGCACGAATCCTTTCAATAATGACTTCTTTAACGGGAGATGTGATCGAGTGAGAAATCCAAGCACTTTGCAGTATGACCGGGTTCCCTGGAACGTCGGTGTGCTCCACTATCAG ACTAAAGTGGAAGAAACTGTTTCCAGAGAAGTCTatgaggaaacacacagcatCCTGAAGGAAATCCTAACAGATAAGACCTCTAAAGTTGATGTTGGGTTGTCTTTTAAATTCAAACCAACGGAGGGGTCTCTGGCCAATTTTTCTGCCAGCGGTGGTGTAGATGTAGGTACTGATAAAGCAGAAATTATAAATCGGCTTGCTAAATTCGAGACCACTAAG AAAAAGAGCTTCATACGGGTAAAGGGTAAAATACAGTTGAGCACCTACAGGATGCGCAGCACTCAGCTAAAATTAGCTGATGAGGTCCTCAACCATATCCAGTCACTGCCTGTGCAGTATGAGAAGGGCATCTATTTTGCCTTTCTGGAGGACTATGGTACACACTACACCAAAAACGGAAGATCTGGTGGTGAATATGAATTGATATACATTCTCGACCAGGAAGCTATTAAGTCAAACC ATATGACAGTGTCAGATATTAAAAACTGTCTCAGCGTAGGCCTCAGAGCTGACGCTACTTTGACAAATTTGGGCCAGGCAGAGGGACATCTAAAAACTGGCGGTTGTGATGGTGTAAAAACAACAGACGGAG gtaatgatggaaacaaatcCAGAGACAGAatggtggaggaggtgatgaCAGCTGTCACGGGAGGCACTCCAGAAGCTGCCGCTGCAATGAAGGCTGTGTTAAAAACGGACGGGGTGATGGATCTGAACACGTATACAGCATGGGCTCGGTCCATTGCAGATGAGCCCGCACTGCTTCAGAGTGAA gcagatccCATCTACATGTTAGTTCCCATAAGCATGCCTGATGCCAACACCAGGATATCAAACCTGAAGAGGGCCACAGCAGACTATGTGGCGGAATATAACGTGTGCAAGTGTAAGCCCTGCCGTAATGGAGGCACTGTGGTTCTACTGGATGGAAAGTGTCTATGTCTTTGCTCTCCCCTGTTTGAAGGCTTGGCCTGCCAGAACAGGAAGTCTGATAAACTTGGAAACCGAG atgATACACCTACTGTTCAAGAAGAAGGAAACTGGTCATGCTGGTCTCCCTGGTCCAACTGTAGCGAAGGGAAACGCAGCCGGATTCGAGGCTGCAACACGGGGGACATCAGTGGAGCTGtgtgcagaggagacacaagcaGTGAAGATCACTGTTAA
- the gas1b gene encoding growth arrest-specific protein 1b codes for MVEMASRAILMERVVVLICSVLILLIGLCFGSPNHNHRLVCWKAILKCHGEPECHYAYDQYVYACASVISGERKKCPSHCISSLIQLNLTQSGPALEDCDCALDSVCRRTKQAIEPCLPRTSTMGCTEARRQCEMDQPCSSAMRDYLFHCRKLFGGQRCSDGCRKVIANMRSIPKAQQLDTCVCDGTERNICEFIKVSMKTFCSDSSDRFAGSGFSDSEEDLEEEYFDPDDPYVESSSDSRPCQTVLNVLTTILVLIKFI; via the coding sequence ATGGTGGAAATGGCAAGTCGTGCCATATTAATGGAGCGGGTGGTGGTTTTGATATGTAGTGTATTGATCCTACTTATCGGACTCTGCTTTGGATCACCAAACCACAACCATCGGCTCGTTTGCTGGAAAGCCATCCTCAAGTGTCATGGAGAGCCGGAGTGCCATTACGCGTATGATCAATATGTTTATGCCTGCGCGTCTGTCATCAGCGGGGAACGCAAGAAGTGTCCCAGTCACTGCATATCCTCTCTGATCCAGCTCAATCTGACCCAGAGCGGCCCGGCTCTGGAGGACTGCGACTGCGCCCTGGACTCGGTTTGCAGGAGGACCAAACAAGCCATCGAGCCGTGCCTTCCGCGGACGAGCACCATGGGCTGCACCGAGGCCCGGCGGCAGTGTGAGATGGATCAGCCCTGCAGCTCTGCGATGAGGGATTATTTGTTTCACTGCAGAAAGCTTTTCGGTGGGCAGAGGTGCTCAGATGGGTGCCGCAAAGTGATAGCCAACATGCGCTCCATACCGAAAGCGCAGCAGCTagacacttgtgtgtgtgacggCACAGAGAGGAACATATGTGAGTTTATAAAAGTCAGCATGAAAACTTTCTGCTCTGATTCCAGCGACAGGTTCGCTGGAAGCGGATTTTCAGACTCTGAAGAGGATCTTGAGGAGGAATACTTCGACCCGGATGATCCATATGTGGAGAGCTCCAGTGATTCCAGACCTTGTCAGACTGTGTTGAATGTCTTGACCACCATCTTGGTTTTGATCAAATTTATCTGA
- the fbp1b gene encoding fructose-1,6-bisphosphatase 1b, translating into MSDKGAFDTNVLTLTRFVLEEGRRAQGTGELTNLLSSICTAVKAISTAVRKAGIANLYGIAGSTNVTGDQVKKLDILSNDLVINMIKSSFTSCVLVSEEDEKAIIVEPDKRGKYIVCFDPLDGSSNIDCLVSIGTIFAIYKKTTDDEPCEKDALQPGRNIVAAGYALYGSATMMVLSTGQGVNGFMLDPAIGEFILVDRDVKIKKKGKIYSLNEGYAQHFYPDVTEYLQKKKHPQDGSAPYGSRYVGSMVADVHRTLVYGGIFLYPANVKSPKGKLRLLYECNPMAFIMEQAGGMATTGAVNVLDIQPTTIHQRVPVVLGSPDDVQEYISIFKKHNK; encoded by the exons ATGTCTGACAAAGGAGCCTTCGATACCAACGTCCTGACCCTCACCAGGTTTGTCCTGGAAGAAGGCAGAAGGGCCCAAGGCACGGGTGAGCTGACAAACCTGCTTAGCTCCATCTGCACAGCTGTCAAAGCCATTTCCACTGCTGTCAGGAAGGCTGGGATTGCTAACCT ATATGGCATCGCCGGAAGCACCAATGTGACAGGTGACCAGGTGAAGAAACTGGACATCCTGTCCAATGACCTGGTCATCAACATGATCAagtcctccttcacctcctgtGTGTTGGTCTCAGAGGAAGACGAGAAAGCCATTATTGTAGAACCAGACAAAAGA GGAAAATACATTGTGTGCTTTGATCCACTGGATGGTTCGTCCAACATTGACTGTCTTGTCTCTATTGGGACAATCTTTGCTATCTACAAAAAG ACTACTGATGATGAGCCATGTGAGAAGGATGCCCTGCAGCCTGGGAGGAATATTGTAGCCGCCGGTTACGCCCTGTACGGCAGTGCCACCATGATGGTTCTCTCCACTGGTCAGGGAGTCAACGGCTTCATGCTTGACCCT gcaatCGGTGAGTTCATCTTGGTTGATCGAGATGTGAAGATTAAGAAAAAGGGGAAGATCTATAGTTTGAATGAGGGGTATGCTCAGCATTTTTATCCAGATGTGACAGAGTAcctacagaagaagaagcaccCACAG GATGGTTCTGCTCCATATGGCAGTCGATATGTTGGTTCAATGGTAGCAGATGTTCATCGTACCTTGGTGTATGGAGGAATCTTCTTATATCCTGCTAATGTCAAGAGTCCCAAAGGCAAG CTAAGGCTGCTTTACGAGTGCAACCCCATGGCCTTCATCATGGAGCAGGCAGGAGGCATGGCCACCACAGGAGCCGTTAACGTTTTAGACATCCAGCCCACCACCATCCACCAGAGGGTCCCGGTGGTCCTGGGATCCCCTGATGACGTACAGGAGTATATATCCATCTTCAAGAAGCATAACAAATGA